In Streptomyces rapamycinicus NRRL 5491, the genomic stretch TGATCGCCGCGCCGTGCTGGGCGGCCAGCCGCAGCGCGAGCGCCCCGCCCATCGACAGACCGCAGACGAACACCCGCTCGCACTCCCGGGAGAGCCTGGCCAGCTCGCGGTCCACCTCCGCGTACCAGTCCTGCCAGCCGGTGACGGCGAGATCCTGCCAGCGCGTGCCATGGCCGGGAAGCAGCGGCAGTGAGACGGTCAGACCACGGGCCGCGAGATGGTCGGCCCAGGGCCGCACGGACTGCGGGGAGCCGGTGAATCCGTGACAGACGAGGACGCCGATCTCTCCGCCGTCGTGGCGGAACGGCTCGGCTCCGGGCAGGAGCGGCACCACGGATCTCCGTTCGCTGGGGAAGCGGGCTCGGGTCCTCAGCGTACGCGGCGCGCCGCATACGGGGTAGGCAGGTTAAGGTCTCCTCGTCGGATACAGGAGGTCCCGGTTGTTCTACAGCGCAATGAAGCTGTCGGTGGGTGGCGCGTTGAAGCTCACCTTCCGGCCCTGGGTGGAGGGGCTGGAGCACGTCCCCGCCGAGGGTCCGGCCATCCTCGCGAGCAACCACCTCTCCTTCTCCGACTCCTTCTTCCTGCCCGCGGTGCTCGACCGCAAGGTCACCTTCATCGCCAAGCAGGAGTACTTCACCACCCCCGGCGTCAAGGGGCGGCTCACGGCGGCCTTCTTCAAGGGCGTCGGGCAACTGCCGGTGGACCGCTCGGGCTCGCGCGGGGCCGGCGAGGCCGCCATCAAGGCGGGCATCGATGTGATCAAGCGCGGTGAGCTCTTCGGCATCTACCCCGAGGGCACCCGGTCGCCCGACGGACGGCTCTACCGGGGCAAGCCGGGGGGTCTGGCAAGGGTCGCGCTCGCGACCGGCGCTCCGGTGATCCCCGTGGCGATGATCGACACCGAGAAGATCCAGCCCCCCGGCAAGGTCATGCCGAAGCTGATGCGGCCCGGCATCCGGATCGGCAAGCCGCTGGACTTCAGCCGCTACCACGGCATGGACGGCGACCGCTTCATCCTGCGCTCGGTGACCGACGAGGTCATGTACGAGATCATGAAGCTCTCCGGCCAGGA encodes the following:
- a CDS encoding lysophospholipid acyltransferase family protein, whose protein sequence is MKLSVGGALKLTFRPWVEGLEHVPAEGPAILASNHLSFSDSFFLPAVLDRKVTFIAKQEYFTTPGVKGRLTAAFFKGVGQLPVDRSGSRGAGEAAIKAGIDVIKRGELFGIYPEGTRSPDGRLYRGKPGGLARVALATGAPVIPVAMIDTEKIQPPGKVMPKLMRPGIRIGKPLDFSRYHGMDGDRFILRSVTDEVMYEIMKLSGQEYVDVYATAAKRQIADAEAARKQAEKKQAEKEKDKHKSGA